From the Lathyrus oleraceus cultivar Zhongwan6 chromosome 4, CAAS_Psat_ZW6_1.0, whole genome shotgun sequence genome, one window contains:
- the LOC127137918 gene encoding uncharacterized protein LOC127137918 codes for MKFRVVRLRTSSFYIRGLNYSIFNFPPHVVPQPNRKRMVILYENFGNWSSHYFNVPTSYTMVAPVFGFVAYTSSENAFIGKEKMSFVIQEKPILIHFHHVRLHEKKDTPICVEFLDNGILKFNNMSKPYVCEVYGTGHYTLVVPSPLYNKNLFTIWWILGFVTAFVGLVLLVMLLVTLVKAAKMRQMKKLEKNSENGEAFDTFWIGETKMPLGSMIRTQPVLIENDS; via the coding sequence ATGAAATTTAGAGTTGTTAGATTGAGAACATCATCATTTTACATAAGAGGATTGAATTATAGTATCTTCAATTTTCCACCACATGTTGTGCCACAACCAAATAGGAAAAGAATGGTTATACTATATGAAAATTTTGGAAATTGGTCTTCTCATTACTTCAATGTGCCTACTAGTTACACAATGGTGGCACCGGTTTTTGGTTTTGTGGCTTACACATCTTCAGAAAATGCATTCATAGGTAAAGAGAAGATGAGTTTTGTAATTCAAGAGAAACCTATTTTAATACATTTTCATCATGTTAGGTTGCATGAAAAAAAGGACACACCAATTTGTGTAGAGTTTTTAGATAATGGAATATTGAAATTCAACAACATGAGTAAGCCATATGTTTGTGAAGTATATGGGACAGGACATTATACTCTCGTGGTTCCATCTCCATTGTACAACAAGAATCTATTTACCATTTGGTGGATTTTAGGATTTGTTACAGCTTTTGTTGGTTTGGTTTTGTTGGTTATGCTGTTGGTAACTTTAGTTAAGGCTGCAAAGATGAGGCAAATGAAAAAATTGGAGAAAAATTCAGAAAACGGTGAGGCTTTTGATACTTTTTGGATTGGTGAAACTAAAATGCCATTGGGTTCAATGATTAGAACTCAACCTGTTCTAATTGAAAATGATTCATGA